The region AGCCGCCCCAGGCCGAGGGCCGCAAGCTCCAGGAACTGATCGCCTCGGCGCTGAAGAACTATCTGTTGACCGCCTTCGGCGAGGCGCCGGGGCTGCTGCTCGCCGAGGACGCCCACTGGTTCGATCAGTCCACCCTGAGCCTGCTGGGCTCGTTGCTGACCGCGACGCACGGGCGGCTTCTCGCGGTGATCACCGGCCGGGACGGTAACTGGCTCTCCGACCAGTGGCCGGCCAAGGTGTTCGACCTGTCCCCGCTGACGGACGAACAGACCGACCAGCTGGTGCTGGCGCTCGATCCGAGAGTCGCCCCGGAGCAGTGCGCCGCCGTCCGGCAACGCTGCGGCGGGGTGCCGTTCTATATCGAGCAGGTGGTCAACGGGATGGGCTCGCCGTCGGACACCAGCGAACCCACGGTGCCCGACTCGCTCTACGAGCCGCTGTTCGCTCGCCTGCTCGCCGTTCCCGACGTGGTCCCGGTGGTGGAGGCGGCGGCCGTCATCGGCCGTCATGTGGAGCGCGGTCTGCTGGTGGCCGTGTCGTCGCTGAGTGCGGACAAGGTCGACGACGTCATCGACGAACTGGAGGACGCGAAGGTCTTCGAACCGCACGGGCCGGACGCGTGGAAGTTCCGCCACGAGTTGCTCCGTGAAGTCGCCGCCGAACTGGCCCCGCCGAGCGTGCGCCGGACCCTGCACGGCAAGACCGCCGACGTCCTGGTCCAAGGCGCCGCCGGAGAGCCCGACTGGCGACTCGTGGCCGCGCACTACGAACAGGCCGAACGGTATGCCGACGCGGCGGGGGCGTACCGGCAGGCGTCGGCCGACGCCCGCCGGCGCGGCGCCCTGGAGGAGGCCCGCACCTACCTGACCCGTTCGCTCACGCAACTCGAGCTGTGCCCACCCGGCCGCGACCGGGACCGCCTGGAGATCGAGCCCCGACTGGAGCGCGGCTTCCTCACCTCCACCGCCGAGGGATACCAAAGCCCCTCGGTCGCAGGCGATCTGGAGCGATGCCTGCAGATCGTCGGCTCGGATCTGCACGACGACCAGGTGTTCGGGACGCTGCTGGCGGTGAGCAGTTACTACATCAACAAGTCCGACGTCCGCCGCGCCAAGCAGCTCGCCGAGGCCATGCAGGCCAAGCCGGACGAGCAGAGGCGGTCGTGGAGCCCCGCGATCGCGTGCGTGCTGGGCATGGCCACCTTCCTGCGCGGGCAATTCGACACCGCACGCGACTTCTTCGAGGAAGCCAGCGCCGGCTTCGACGACGAGGGCCAGAACAGCATGCAGGAACTGTGGTTCATCCCGTGGGACGTCGTGGCGCTGGCGCACGAGCACCTGTCGATCTATCACATCCTCCACGGCGATCAGGCCGCCGCCGACGCCGCGATGGCCAGGGCGATCAACCGCGGCGACGAACTCGCGTTCCCGTGGGGCCCGTACAACCAGGCGTACGCGAGCCACATCGAGATCTGGATGCGTCGCGAGGCCGGTCAGCTCGACTCCGCGCGGCGGACCGTGACCGAGATGGTCGAACGGGCCGAGCGCTACGGCATCGACTTCTGGCAGGCACTCGGTTCGACGCTCGGCCAGCACACGGTCGAGGCGGACATCCTGCTGCGCGCTCCGGACACCGCCCCCGACGCCCTGACCGCACAGATCGAGCAGCTCACCGCGGCCACCGACCTGTGGCGCGCGCTGGGGCTGTTCGCGTATCAGACGCAGTACGACTGCGTCATCGGCCAGCTGTTGATCGCCACGGGCCGTCTCGACGAGGCGCGGCAGCGCATCGACACGGCGCTGCAGATCGCCGACGACACCGAGATGCACTTCTTCGATGCCGAGTTGCTGCGAGCGAGGGCGCAGACGTACGCCGACCCCGACATTCGCGCCGCCGATCTCGCCGCGGCCCGGGGGCTGGCCCGCCGCCAAGGTGCACCGTTGTTCGAATTGCGGGCCGCGCTCGATGATTTCGAGTTGCGCGGCGCGGCTGCCCGCCCGGCCCTCGCCGACGCCTTGACGCGTCTGCCCGACGACTGCGTGCTTCCGGACGCGGTGCGGGCACGCGCCCTGCTGGCGGGGTAGCTGTCGTCCGGGCTCGCCGTGTGACGGGAGGCTCCCCTCCCTCGATCGGCCGGCGCGGGATCCCACGAACCCGCCGATCGCCTGCCCGCCACACGGCGAGTGAGCAAACCCTCGCCGACCGACCTTGGAACTTTCTTGAAGCGAACCCAGCCGGTGAAACAACTGTCGTCGCGCGCAGAGATGCTGCGCCGCAATCTCTTCCATGCGGTCACACGGCCACGCCATGTCGACGGATCGCCCACATTCGAAAGGCCGGGCCCGAAGCGCCGAAAGGCTTCGGACCCGACCCTCGGCCGCTGATGTCCCCTCCCCACCAGTGACCGGCCTCGCCGCGTGCGGGGGGCGCGCCGTCCCCCGGTCGGCCGGCTGTTCACCCCCGTGAACCCTGCCGATCGCCTCCCCGCCACGCGACGAGTGAGACCACGCTCGTCGGCCCGCCTTGGAGATTTCTTGGACTCGTGGTCAGCCGGCGAGTTCTCAGACCGCGCCCTCGTCCACCTCGAAGGTGAACTCGCTGTCGCCGATACCGATCCGGTCCCCGTCGGTGAGTCCGGCGCTACCTTTGATGCGCCTGTCCTGCAGCGTGATCCCGTTGGCGGACCCGGCGTCGTGAATGACGTAACCGGGGCCGGAATGGATGATCACCGCGTGGTGGCGGCTGACCGTCGGGTCGGCGAGGACGATGTCGTTGTCGGATTGGCGACCGATCCGGGTGACCACACCGTCGACCGGGTGACTCGGCCCGGTGTCGGGACGCAGCCGCGCGGTCCGCGACAGCGTCGGGAACGCGCTGCGCGTCACGGTGGCGATCATCGTGTCGGCAGCGGTGGCGCGGGCGGAGCCCTCGATGTTCAGCGGCGCCTGCCGCAGGATGAGCTCGTGCAGGTCCCGCACCGCGGCGGCGGGGTCGATGCCGAGGTCGTCGGCGAGCACGCGCTTGAGGCGCCGGTAGGCGTCGAGTGCGTCCGACTGGCGTTGCGCCAGGTAGTAGGCGCTCATCAACTGCGCCCACAGCGGCTCGCGGTACGGGTGTTCGGCGACCATCTCCTCCAGCTCGCCGATGATCGCCGCGGCCCGACCGCAGGCGATCTCGGCCTGCGCCCGCACGGTCTGGGCGGCGATGCGGTCCTCGGCCAGCGCGACGGCGAACGGATCGACGAACCGGAAGCCGTGCAGGTCTTCCAGGAACTCGCCGCGCCACTGGCCCAGCGCTTCCGAGAGGTGCCTGCTCGCGTCCTCGAACCGGCCCGCTGCCGCGGCTTCCAGCCCGGCGCTGCGAGCCGCCACGAACCGGCCCAGGTCGACGTCGCCGTCCTCGACGTTCAAGCGGTATCCCGGCGCGGCCTTCTCGAGCAACCCGCGATCGTCCGCGCCGGCGGTGCGGAGCAGCCGCCGGAGGTTGGACACGTAGGCGTGCAGGCTCGCCCGCGCCTCGGCCGGCGCGTCGTCGCCCCAGACCGCGTCGATCAGCGATTCCGCGGCCACCGGCCGGTTGCGGTTGATCACCAGAACCGCCAGCACCGCCCGCTGCTTCGGCGTGCCGAGCGCGATCACCGAGTCGCCTACTCGCATCTGCATCGGACCGAGCAGGACGAACGTGGGACTCGAAGCCATCTGAGTCGTCAATCCTCCCCCGAGATTGAGTGTCCTTAGTGAGCCTAATGTCGTCGACATCGTCCGCCCAGCTAACCCCTCGCGCCGCCGATCGTCGGCGTGTCGACGCAGTGCGCCCCTCGATCGCCGTCGATGGCGTTCAATGACTGTCGTGGGCGAGGAACTGAAGCAGACCGAGTTCAGCCGCGCGCACCGTCGCGAGTACCGCCGCAAGGTGCAGCTCTGCCTCGACGTGTTCGAGACGATGCTGGCCCAGTCGAGCTTCGACTTCGAGAAGCCGCTGACCGGCATGGAGATCGAGTGCAATCTCGTCGACGCCGACTACCAACCCGCGATGAACAACTCCGAAGTGCTCGCCGCGATCGCCGATCCGGCGTATCAGACCGAGCTCGGCGCCTACAACATCGAGTTCAACGTGCCGCCTCGCCGGCTGCCCGGCCGCGCCGCCCTGGAACTCGAGGACGAGGTCCGCGCCAGCCTGAACGCGGCGGAGGCCAAGGCCAGTACCGACGGCGCCCACATCGTGATGATCGGCATCCTGCCAACCCTGATGCCCGAGCACCTGTCCGGAGCGTGGATGAGCGAATCGACGCGCTACCAAGCCCTCAACGACTCCATCTTCACCGCCCGCGGCGAGGACATCATGATCGACATCGCGGGTCCGGAGCGGCTGAGCCTGCAGGCCGCCTCGATCGCCCCCGAATCCGCCTGCACCAGTATGCAATTGCACCTGCAGGTCTCCCCCGCCGACTTCGCCAGCAACTGGAACGCCGCCCAGGTGATCGCCGGCCCGCAACTCGCGTTGGGCGCGAACTCCCCGTATTTCTTCGGCCACCACCTGTGGGCCGAGACCCGCATCGAGCTGTTCACCCAGGCCACCGACACCCGTCCGGACGAACTCAAGACCCAAGGCGTACGGCCCCGGGTCTGGTTCGGGGAACGCTGGATCACGTCGATCTTCGACCTGTTCGAGGAGAACGTGCGCTACTTCCCGTCCCTGCTGCCCGAGCTCTCCGACGAGGACCCGGTGGCCGAACTCGCGGCGGGACGCACCCCGCGGTTGTCGGAGCTGCGCCTGCACAACGGCACCATCTACCGGTGGAATCGCCCGGTGTACGACATCGTGGAACAGGACGGGGTCGGCCGTCCGCACCTCCGCGTCGAGAACCGGGTGCTGCCGGCGGGCCCCACCGTCATCGACATGATGGCCAACTCCGCCTTCTACTACGGCATGTTGCGGACGTTGTCCGAAGAAGACCGGCCGTTGTGGACGAAGATGAGCTTCGCTGCGGCACACCACAATTTCGTCCAGGCCGCCCAGCACGGCATGGACGCCACGATGTACTGGCCCGGGCTGGGCGAGGTGACGCCCGACGAGCTGGTCCTGCGCCGGCTGTTGCCGATGGCCGACGAGGGGTTGCGCCGCTGGGAGGTCGCCGCGGCGGTCCGCGACCGCTACCTGGGCGTGATCGAAGGCCGCGCCAAGACCGGGCGCAACGGCGCAGCCTGGCAGGCCTCGGCGGTCGAAGCGCTGCAGGACCGCGGGATGAGCCGGCCGGAGGCGCTGGCGGAGATGCTGCGGCTGTACTGCGAGCGGATGCACACCAACGACCCGGTGCACACCTGGGACGTACCGGACTGACAGCCGGCCGGAGTAGTTTCGTCGAGGTGAGCCATCCTGACGATCTCGAGCACATGGACTGGGACAGCGCCTATCGCGGCGAGGGCGCGTTCGACGGTCCGCCGCCGTGGAACATCGGCGAGCCTCAGCCCGAACTCGCGGCGCTGATCCGGGCCGGCAAGGTGCGCAGCGACGTGCTGGACGCCGGCTGCGGGCACGCGGAACTGGCGCTGGCGCTGGCCGGCGACGGCTACACGGTGGTCGGCATCGACCTGAGCCCGACGGCGATCGCGGCGGCCGAGGCCGCTGCGCAGGAGCGCGACCTGACGACCGCGACGTTCGTCGCCGACGACATCACGTCGTTCTCCGGGTTCGACGGTCGCTTCAACACCGTCATCGATTCCACGCTGTTCCACTCGTTGCCGGTGGAAGGACGCGACGGCTATCTCCGGTCGGTGTACCGCGCAGCCGCGCCCGGTGCGGCGTACTTCGTCCTCGTCTTCGCCAAGGGCGCGTTCCCGGCCGAGCTGGAGCAGAAGCCCAACGAGGTGACCGAGGACGAGCTGCGCGAGACGGTCGGCAGGTACTGGACGGTCGACGAGATCCGCCCGGCCTTCATCCATTCGATCCCGCCCCGGTTCACGGACGCTCCGTTCCCGATGCCCGCCCACGACAGCGACGAGAAAGGCCGGATGAAGATGCCGGCGTTTCTGCTCTCTGCGCACAAACCGGCGTAGCCCGAACGGTCCGCGGTCAGCGGGTGACCGCGGTCAGCGCATCAGCGAGCGTTTCCAGATCGGTGTCGGTGACGTCGACGTGCGGTGAGATCCGCAGTGCCGGGCGCGTCATCTCCTTCGGTGCGCGCTCGGTTGCCAGGTAGGTCGTCACGATCGAGTGCTCGGCGATCAGCCGGGCGCGGACGGACATCGGATCGACACCGTCGGGGGGATGCAGCGTCGTGATGGCGCTGGGTTCCTCGACCGGTTCCCAGACGCGCCAGCCCGCGACGTCGGCGAGCGCGGTCCGCGTGGCCGCGCCGACCTCCCGCAGCCGCGCCTGCACGGCGTCGGGCCCGGCTGCGAGGTGCTCGCCCAGCGCCACCGAGAGTCCTAGGTGCAGGCCCACATTCGTCTCACCATGGGTCAACCTCAGCCGCGCGACATCCGACACCAGATCGGACCGGGTGGCGAGCATGCCGACGCCCCGGGGGCCTGCGGTCCACTTCCGCGACGACGAGTACACCGCGTCCGCACCGATGGCCGAACAGTCCAGATGAGCGAATCCCTGTGCGGCGTCGACGATCAGCGGGATGCCGTGTGCGCGGCACGCCGAGGCGATGTCGTGGGCCGGCTGCACGATCCCGCTGTGACTGCCCAGCACGGTGAAGTGCACCAGCGCTGGCGGGTCGGTGGCCAGTACGGTGCCCAGTGCATCGAGGTCCAGCCGGCCGAACCCGTCGACGGGAAGCTCGCGAACGTCGAACCCGTGGTGCGCCAGCGCCATCAGGTTGGGGCCGTACTCGCCGGGCAGGCACGCCGCGGTGCGCTCCCCGGACCAGCTGCTCAGCAGCACGTCGAGCGCGTGGCTGGAGCCGGTGGTGAAAAGGACCTCGGCGTCCTCCATCCCGGTGAGTGCCCGGATCGCGGCGCGACCGGCGTCGAGCGCCGGCGCCGCGGCTTCGGCGGCGACGTATCCGCCCACTTCGGCCTCGTGGCGCGCGTGTTGCGTGGCGGCGTCGATGGACGCGAAGCTCTGCCGTGAGCACGCGGCACTGTCGACGTGCACGCCCGCGGCGGGCGGCCGAGCCGCGCGCCACCGCTCCGCCAGAGTCATCGGATCGGCCACGTCACTTCACCGACAGCGACAGACCGAAGTCGCCGGCGTCGTCGGTCCACCAATGGGTCCGGCGCAGACCGGCGGCGGCCAGTTCGTCGTCCACGCGGGAACGCCGGAATTTGCAGGACACCTCGGTGAGCATCTCCTCGCCGTCGGCGAAGTCCACGTCGAGGTCCAGCGCAGCGATGTGAACACGTTGTGCGCGCGAGGATCTCAGCCACATCTCGATGCGCTCCTCGGCGTCGTTCCACTTGGCGACATGGTCGAACGCGTCGACGTCGAAGTCGGCGCCGAGTTCACGGTTGACCACCGCGAGCACGTTGCGGTTGAACTGCGCCGTCACCCCGGCGCTGTCGTCGTAGGCGCGGACCAGCCGGTCGGGGTCTTTGACCAGGTCGGTACCCATCAGCAGCGTGTCGCCGGGCTGCATCATCTCGGCCACCGAGGTCAGGAATTCAGCGCGGGGACCGGGGGTCAGGTTCCCGATCGTGGATCCGAGGAACGCCACCAGACGGCGCCCAACGCTGGGGATCTTGCCGAGGTGCTCCTCGAAGTCGCCGCACACGGCGTCGATCTCGATGCCCGGATACTCGCGCTGGATCGCCGCGCCCGCGTCGGCGAGGACACTCGCGTCGACGTCGAAGGGGATGAAGCGGACCAGTGCACCCCGATCGCTGAGGGCGTCGAGCAGTCGGCGCGTCTTCTCCGAGGTCCCGCTGCCGAGTTCGACGAGCGTGTCGGCCCCCGACGCGGCGGCGATCTCGCCGGCGCGGGCGGCGAGGATCTGCGCTTCCGCGCGCGTGGGGTAGTACTCCGGCAGCCGCGTGATCTGGTCGAAGAGGTCACTGCCGACGGAGTCGTAGAACCACTTGGGCGGCAACGTCTTCGGTGTCTGCGCCAGCCCTTCGCGGACATCGCGGCGCAGAGCGTGGGCGGCGGCGTCATCGGCCAGGTAGTTGGCCAGCGAGAACGGCGAGGACATGATCATGATCCTTTCAGCGCAGTCAATGGAGTCGACTCGACGCGCGCGCCGGTCACTTCGACGAGATGGCGGTCCGGGATCTCCTGCCACGCGGGGTCGTCGTCGTAGGGCTCGGAGGCGAGCACGACGCCGTCGTCGCGGCGCAACACCGACAGCGTGTCGCCCCACGTCGTGGCGAGAAGACGGGAGCCGTCGGCGGCGACGATGTTGAGCCGGGCGCCGGGATCGTCGGCCCCGACACCGGCGATCGTGTCACCGAGTGCATCCATGCCGCGACCGAAGATCAGAGCGGCCAACAGCGCGCTGTCGTTGGTGGACTCCGCATCCCGGGCGGCCGGCAGCACGGCGCGGTCGACGACTCCGTTGTGCGACAGCAGCCACGTCCCGTCGGTGAACGGCGCCGAGGCGCTCGACTCGATCGGCATCCCGACCGTGGCCGACCGCACCGCCGCCACCACGCATCGGCTGGACAGGGCGGGCGCCACCGAGGCGAACGACGCGTCACCCCACAGCGGTGCCGCGCTGCGCCACCGCCGCGGCACCGTGGTGTCGTCGGTGAAGAAGCCCACGCCCCAACCGTCGGCGTTCATCAGCCCGTGCTTCTGCCGGCGCGGGGCATACGACTGCACCAGCAATCCCGAGGGTGGGTCGAGCATCAACGACGCGACGGACACCGGCTCGCCGAGCCAGCCCAGGTGCCTACACATCCCACGCCAGCCGAACGCCCGAGAAGATCTGCCTGCGGATGGGGTGGTCCCAGTTGCGGAAACTCGGCCGCAGGATGCTCGCCGCCACCGCCCACGAGCCGCCGCGCAGCACCCGGTAGTCACCGGTGGCGACGCCTTCGAAGAACGGCTGCGAATACCGGTCGTAGATCATCGGGGTGAAGCCCGGCCACGGCCGCAACGCCGACGTCGTCCACTCCCACACATCGCCGAGCATCTGTTCGGCTCCGTAGGCCGAAGCGCTCGCGGGGTAGGCGCCGACCGGCGCGGGCCGCAGGGCGTCGCCGCCGAGGTTGGCCACGTCCGTGGTCGGTTCCGAAGCACCCCAGGGATATCGGCGGCGCGAGCCGGCCGCCGGATCCCACGCACAGGCTTTCTCCCACTCCATCTCGGTGGGCAGACGCGCACCGGCCCAGGCCGCGTAGGCCTCGGCTTCGAAGTACGTGATGTGCTGGACGGGCTCGTCGTCGGGGATGTCCTCGACATGCCCGAATCGGGTGCGGGTGCCGTCACCGCTCCAGAACAGGGGGGCGGTCAGGCCGGCCTGCTGCCGATGGGCCCAGCCTTGTTCCGACCACCAGCGGCGCTGCCCGTACCCGCCGTCGTCGATGAACTCCCGCCATTCCCGATTGCTCACCGGCACCCGCCCGATGCGGAACGCCGGGATGTCGACGACGTGCGCGGGACGCTCGTTGTCGAGCGAGAACGGCTCAGTCAGCGCGTCGACCCCCAGCACGAATTCGCCTCCCGGCACCAGCACCGAGGTGCCGGCGACACCGCTGCGTCCGGCAGGCAGTGCCGCACCCCGGTCGAGCAGTGGGGCGCCTGTGCGCAGGCTCAGCGCCTGCAGCATGGTCTCGTCGTGCTGGTTCTCGTGGCTGATCACCATGCCGAAGGTGAACGCGTCCGGGTGGCCGTCGGGCAGGGCGCCGAGCGCGTCGAGCGTCTTGCCGCGGACCGTTTCGCAGTACGCGCGGGCGTCGGTCGGGGGCAGCAGCGGCAGGTCGACCCGGCTGGCCCGGGAGTGCACGAACGCGTCGTAGAGTTCGTTGACCTGCGGCGAGAGCAGGCCCGGCCGCGTCGGATCTCCGCCGCGCAGCAGCCAGAACTCCTCCTGCTGCCCGATGTGCGCCAGATCCCAGACCAGCGGGCTCATCAGCGGATCGTACTGGCGGCGCACCTCGGCATCGTCGAAGTCGACGAGGCGCAGCGTGCGGTCCCTGGCCCTGGTCAGTTCTGTCGCCAGAACCTCGTGTGACGTCACAACTCCCCTTGTGCCAGTTCGGTGACCGCGGCGGCGATCCCTCGCGTGACCGCCCGGTCGGCGAAGTCGTCGGCCGGGCAGCGTCCTCGTTCGACCGAACGCGCGAGCACCTCCATCGATTCCGCCACGTCCACGGGCGCCCGCTCGGCGGCGGTCTGCACACAGCGCTGCGCGGCCTGCCACAGGTGCCGGTCGGCCAGTCCGAGACGCGCCGCGCGATCCCACTCGGCGGCCACGGGCTCGGTGGCCTCGGCGGCGATGTCGGCGGCCCCGGGGTCGTCGAGCAGCGTCGTCAACGTGAACACCACCGCGGGCCAGACGGAGTCCGGAACGCTGTCGAGGTAGCGCACCTCGAGGAATCCGCGCGGCCGCACCGGCGGGAACAGCGTGGTCAGGTGGTACTCGAGATCGGCGACCGTCGGTCTGCGCCGACCGAGCGGGACCAGACCGTCGGCCCAGTCCGCGAACGGCACCCACTCGACGACCGGGATCGGGTCGGGGTTGTGGACCAGCATGACCGGTGCTCGCAGCGCATAGCGCGCCCAGTCGCTGGCCGGATCGGCGCCGCTCTCCCCCAGGATCGGACCGCAGCGAGCGGCATCGAGGCGGCTCCAGACCCGCTGCCTGCTGGAAACCCATCCGGTGAACTGCCCGCCGAGCACCGGTGAGTTCGCCGCGATCGCGATCATCACCGGACCCAGCGCATGGGCCAGCCGCACCCGGTCCGCCCAACCGGCACGGGGTCCCGCTTCGATGTTGACCTGCACCGACGACGTCGACGTCATCATCGCCGCACCGGCCTCCTGCGTCCCGCTGGTGCGGAAGAACTCCTCCATCGCCTCGTAGCGCCCCCCGGGGTTCACCCGCTGCGCCACCCGCAGGGGGTCCGCCCCCAGGAGCACGAGGCCCAGCCCGGCATCGGCGAACGATGCGCGCAGCACCGATCGGTCCGCCGCCATCGCGGTGATCGCGGAGACCGGGTCGGCCATCGGCGGCCCGGACAACTCCACCGCTCCGCCGGGTTCGACGGTGACCACGCTGCCGCCGGGCAAGGGCGGCAGACCGGCGATGACGGCGGTCAGCTCGTCCCAGCCGGGCCGGCGGGACGCATCGGTCAGGTCGAAGCAGTGCGCTTCGATCTCCAACCCGACCCGGCCCACGGGACCGTCGGTGAGACAACCGTCGACGATGTGCGACGCGGCGGCTTCCGCACTGGTCAGCGCATTGTCAGCGCAGTCGACGGCACATTGGGATGCCATGGCTCCGGCCATATCAGCCGCCCTCTCCGGGTCGAAAACGATCGCTGCCTGACGTGCCTTGAGTTCCATCTTCCAGAGCGCACCGACAATGTCTCCGTTTTGGACGGTGACAGGTGGATGACGTACCCGCGCACCGCCGGATCTACCGCGTCTACTGCCGTCTACTGCCCGAGTGTGTTCTGCATCGCGCCGGCCAACACGTTGACCGCCGGTCCGCCGTTCCCGGGCTGGCAGACCTTCGCCTGCAGCAGCACGTTCTCGCGCCTGCGGGTGGTCACGAAGCAGCGCCGGTCGGTCCCCGCCTCCTGCTTGACCCAGTCGGCGTCCGTGGCGCCGGCCGGTCCACCGCTGAACGACCACACCTGGGTGGTGAAGTTGTCCAGGTGCATGGCCGTGGTCTGGCCGTTGCAGCCGACCGTGCGGTCGACGACGCGGTGGAATGCGCGGTCGGCGGCCTCCGGCGTTGCGAACACCCCGACCGCCTGCTTGACGAAGTGCGTCGTGTCGGTGGGTGACTCCTGAGCCGTCGCGCCGTTGAACGACGACAGATCGGGGTCGAGGTACACCTCGGGCAGCCCGATGTCGGCCCAGTTGTTGCACACCGGATTGTCGACGTAGTACGCCTGGAACGGATCGGCGAACGTCGACTCGGTGTTGAGCCGCGCGCCGACGATGTTGCTGACCGAGCCCTTGCTCAGCACGGCGTAGTTGACGACGCCGGGATCCGACGGCCGCGCCGACGCCGGGGCGGCCGGGAGGACGCCCGCGCCGACCGCGATGCAGGCCGCGACAGCACCTTTGACGCCGGCTTCGACCCTGGCTTTCGCACTCACCGTCAGACCTTGGCGGCGAGCTTGACGTCGATGTTGCCGCGGGTCGCCTTGGAGTACGGGCAGACCCCGTGCGCCTTCTGCATCAGATCGTCGGCCACCGCC is a window of Mycolicibacterium chubuense NBB4 DNA encoding:
- a CDS encoding sensor domain-containing protein, with the translated sequence MAVGAGVLPAAPASARPSDPGVVNYAVLSKGSVSNIVGARLNTESTFADPFQAYYVDNPVCNNWADIGLPEVYLDPDLSSFNGATAQESPTDTTHFVKQAVGVFATPEAADRAFHRVVDRTVGCNGQTTAMHLDNFTTQVWSFSGGPAGATDADWVKQEAGTDRRCFVTTRRRENVLLQAKVCQPGNGGPAVNVLAGAMQNTLGQ
- the egtB gene encoding ergothioneine biosynthesis protein EgtB codes for the protein MTSHEVLATELTRARDRTLRLVDFDDAEVRRQYDPLMSPLVWDLAHIGQQEEFWLLRGGDPTRPGLLSPQVNELYDAFVHSRASRVDLPLLPPTDARAYCETVRGKTLDALGALPDGHPDAFTFGMVISHENQHDETMLQALSLRTGAPLLDRGAALPAGRSGVAGTSVLVPGGEFVLGVDALTEPFSLDNERPAHVVDIPAFRIGRVPVSNREWREFIDDGGYGQRRWWSEQGWAHRQQAGLTAPLFWSGDGTRTRFGHVEDIPDDEPVQHITYFEAEAYAAWAGARLPTEMEWEKACAWDPAAGSRRRYPWGASEPTTDVANLGGDALRPAPVGAYPASASAYGAEQMLGDVWEWTTSALRPWPGFTPMIYDRYSQPFFEGVATGDYRVLRGGSWAVAASILRPSFRNWDHPIRRQIFSGVRLAWDV
- the egtA gene encoding ergothioneine biosynthesis glutamate--cysteine ligase EgtA, with protein sequence MAGAMASQCAVDCADNALTSAEAAASHIVDGCLTDGPVGRVGLEIEAHCFDLTDASRRPGWDELTAVIAGLPPLPGGSVVTVEPGGAVELSGPPMADPVSAITAMAADRSVLRASFADAGLGLVLLGADPLRVAQRVNPGGRYEAMEEFFRTSGTQEAGAAMMTSTSSVQVNIEAGPRAGWADRVRLAHALGPVMIAIAANSPVLGGQFTGWVSSRQRVWSRLDAARCGPILGESGADPASDWARYALRAPVMLVHNPDPIPVVEWVPFADWADGLVPLGRRRPTVADLEYHLTTLFPPVRPRGFLEVRYLDSVPDSVWPAVVFTLTTLLDDPGAADIAAEATEPVAAEWDRAARLGLADRHLWQAAQRCVQTAAERAPVDVAESMEVLARSVERGRCPADDFADRAVTRGIAAAVTELAQGEL